The following nucleotide sequence is from Patescibacteria group bacterium.
TGCCCTTGTCTTTGCCTGATAATATTTTCACTTTGTCGCCCTTTTTTATTTTCATACTTACAAAAGTTAAATGTCAATTGTTAACGGTTAATTGTTATTACAGCACCTCCGGCGCCAGCGAAGCAATCTTGAAAAATCCGGCCCGCCTCACTTCTCTGGCCACCGGGCCAAATATTCTTGTCCCCTTCGGCTCTTTTTTGTCTTTATCAACAATAACGCAAGCATTATCACTAAAACGCAAATAAGTTCCGTCTTTTCTTCTTATTTCTTTTTTTGTCCTTACAATAACGGCTCTTACCACGTCTCCTTTTTTAATGGCTGAATGCGGGGCGGATTCCTTAACGGAGGCCGTGATAATTTCGCTGACTCCGGCATAACGCTTTTTATATCCACCAAGAACTTTTATGCACATAACTTCCTTAGCGCCTGAATTATCCGCTACTTTTAATCTAGTTTGCACTTGTATCATATGAATATACTTATTAAACGAATTTAAACGAATGAACACAAAATATTTAAATAATCTTAACTCATCATTCGTGTAATTTCGTTTATATTCGTTTATTTTGTGTTATATATAACCCGCCATTTTTTATCTCTGCTTATCGGCCGGCATT
It contains:
- the rplN gene encoding 50S ribosomal protein L14, whose amino-acid sequence is MIQVQTRLKVADNSGAKEVMCIKVLGGYKKRYAGVSEIITASVKESAPHSAIKKGDVVRAVIVRTKKEIRRKDGTYLRFSDNACVIVDKDKKEPKGTRIFGPVAREVRRAGFFKIASLAPEVL